The window TTAAAATAGGTTCCAGCCTTTGTTACACATCTGACAGCGctataaagatataaaaatTCATATTCAGATCTTCAGCAAAGCAGTTGGTGGGCGGAGCATAACATACTTTTTGATGACATTTTGCTGATGAGTTGTTTGCTGACATGTTGACAGAGTTATACTTTGTTTGCTGACATGTTGGCAGAGTTATTCTTTGTTTGCTGGCATGATGACAGATATACTTTGTTTGCTAGCATGATGACAGAGTTATACTTTGTTTGCTGGCATGATGACGGGGGTTATATTTTGCTTGCTGACATAACGGGGGTTATATTTTGTTTGCTGACATGATGAGAGTTACATTTTGTTTGCTGACATGCTGCCAGAgtttttctttattcggtgACATGATGAGAGTTACACTTTATTTGCTGACACAGCAACAGttatattttgtttcaataagtTATTTTGCATTTTACGGAGCTAGTTCAGCAGTTTGTAATTGtagaaaacaatttttgcacTCACTAAAAGGTAGCAAGAAATAGCAAAAGATATATGGAAAGTTGTGGTGAATCATATTTATCTAGCGTAAAATTGAGAGGTTACATCTAAGCATTTTAATCACTCACTCATCAAACCTATGAATTGTCAAGACAACATTTCTAGTCACATGTTTCAAaggtaaaacaacaaaaaaacatatttttactaattaaCCGCCAAAGCTACACATCAAAGGCGGAAGCTGAAATGATCTTTACCACAATGGCTATGTGAAAATTAAATCCTCTTCTCATCTATTACCTAACAAATTCAATTCTTACATATAATTCAGgttttttcttttactttttgacataattttgaataatggttttgttttaatgctactTACTGCTAATGGTAGTTACTTAGATAAATATgaacatttataaatataaataaatataaatatttctaccagtCAATGCTGTTTAAAGCCCATcggaccatgagacaaaaaataGCAAAGCAAAATTACGTGTGCTGGAAGAAAAATCTGTTTTTGCATAATGCTATACAACAAAGTGAATTGGCaagttgttggtgtctggtataaaatGCAGTGGATTTTCTAGGGAAGGCGGAATGTAATgaatggtcaggcagattggagatgCTGTCTCGAGTATTTTAGACCACAAATATCTAAGACTGCTGTTAGCTCATCAGCAATAAGGGCATTTAGACGCTGATAGTTGCTGTTTATACCAGATAGCATAACCCTAAAACAATTTTTGAAAGCGTTCTAATTTTCATTCATCAGCCTACGATAGAAGGGGATAACAACTTCGAGCAGCTTAGGACAGAATGGATAATATACGATTCTGGTAAAAGAGTGATGTGCCTTTTGATTTTTTCTGAGCTGAACTAGACCATGAGTTGGAGTACTTAGCATTGTTTTTTGggctatccttcgtttttttcgtgacgtcattttatcgttgttggccatctttatagacaattttatcgttaaaaacacgaagcttttgcaatgaacttttgaaaacaatgcttttgtttgcaatttttttattatagtatcaaaacaacaccaaaaagtacgattaaataaaagaaaaaagatcgttttctacaaatatggcggctttttcgtgaacgagcgcatgtgcaaacgacttgttGACgtcaaaaaacgatggattgaaTATAATAATCCTACATTTTTTCTTAGCTCCAACATACAAAGGTTTTCACCTCAGTCAAATATTGCAGCGATGTAAAACTGGTGGTGGTTTGACTGCATTAGCACAAATTCCAGTAAACGCATAAGAAAGATTTTTCAAGACATTAAATGAACAGCGATGCTTAGTTCACACAAAAGTATGTAGCGAAAAATCAGATTTAAGACCATAAAACAAGAACTCATGGCAGTGCCAGTTATGACAATGATTAAAGAAAATGAAACCAAGTTTTTGTACCAGTAGTTAGCTATTGTGTATACAAATCAACTAAATTGGGACTTTACCTTGAACAGCCTAAATCTATAACaatgtgtgaaaaagaaaacttGTCACAACAGTCTCTGGCAAATTATTGTACAATGCTGTAATTACAGTGGcctatatagtatataggtaTTTGGGTTTACACTGCTTCCGTTTTATCCAGAATATGACATAATAGAAAGCGACTTGTTTCATCATGTGACCTGTTATCTCAATAGTttttatattcaaaatattCATTGTCTATgcctaattttttattttaattactgCCTTGGAGCTTTTACCTATAGGCCCTCTCTAACTCCATGAACAACAGCTCACTAATTCTCTTGCCACATTAAATTCTCATTTTAACTTAAGGATAAAAGACTTTGGCATTGGATGGGTGTGCAAAATACTAATTAAACAGGTTCGATAATCAAAAAGTCGATGAGCTATGCTTTTGCCTACTATCACAACAAACAAATTTGTTGTTAAAACCTACCATGGCTATTCCAATTTTCCTTAGTTTGTGTGATATCAGCCTACAAAACTGCATAATTGCCAGTAATTAATAGAATTGCCTTTCCCAACCAATTTTACTACTGTGCCTTCGCCTTTACAAAGGAGCCCTTTTCTTTATTACTGAGATCTCCACAAGGGCAATATTTACATGCacaattatgaaaatattaccATGAGATGAAAGGCAGTCAGAGGAGTAGCAGTCTATTGCAACATTAACAGTACGAAACTGGAAGCCAGGTCTTCTCTTAGCAGAGAGTAATAAGACTTACTTACGCCAAATATTTTAGAGGTAGCATAACGGATATTCCAACGAGCTGTTCAAATGTTGGGGTTTAGCAATGTGCAAACATCGTACTTGTTAGTTCTTCAGTTTACCATTTTCAGAAGGAAATTGCTAGATTGACGAGTTTCTTATAACCACATATCATAAAACAAGGAATGTGGTTAAACTGAAACTAACTTTAATCATATGAAATACGTTCGTATCTATGCCACTCCAAACATCCCAATCTTTAGTGTGAAAGGTTATATTACCGTATTTAATCATATTCAAGTTTTGCAAGCATTTCAACAATACTCTTAAATAATAGTATTGCTGTCCGTCATGCGTGTAAGCATGAAGAGAAGAAAATGTAAcactaaaagaaaaattagccgACAAAAAAACGTTACGCAGTTGTTTTCGTTTAATGCAGCATAAGCGGGTAAACCATAATATGGTGCTATATTATAGCACCaaaatagtttaatataataagTTACCAAGTGACATTCTTTTCTATGTTTTTTGTTTAAGCATAACAGTAATGGAGCCAATGTTTGGTAACAAACACTCCGAAATGTTCGGTTTACCGCGATTCGACAGTCACGACACTAGCCATGTTTAAAATACAAACCTTTTTTTGTTTTCCTAAACAATtctttttagcatttttcaagATTATGCAGGATTCAAATAAAACAGCTTTTCACACTTACACCaattgtttatatatagtaataGCTGTCGATGAACAATCTGTAGAATGAACTTGTATTGTATTTTGCTACTACGATGATGTTATAGTTGATTTATTGTTGCTAGTTTGTACATACAATGGCGGGGTTTacatgaatatgtttactaaacAGTAAACATGCGTGACAGCTTTCAAAAAACGTTTGAAGATGTATCCTATATCGGGTATACGTAACGAAACTGAGCCTTTCTCCTATTTACCTACGTTACATTAGCTTACGGTTTGACTGATACCGGGTACTGTATATTAAAATAACCGGGGAAAACTTCTTGTAGCCTCAGTTTCATAGCTTGTGAAACTTTCCCCAATGATAATTCATGAACTTGTCGTACACGTAATTATTGCGGCTTAAGTAACCATAGACCACGATCACTTCTCACAAAATATGTGTCACGCCATGCTCAACACTTGGTCTAGGTTTTTGGCGCGTAGAGCTATAGGACACCATTCAGAAAGCGTAAAACGTGTGTTGTCAATGGCGTGATTCTCACAACCAATCACAagtcttattttttctaactgCTATGCGTGGCCATAAATTCCAATGAGTATTCTATCTACCGCCTTACTATCATTGCATACTCACTTGAGCTAGGAAAAGCCGGTTGTTTTAGTAGTAGTATTGAAGGTTTATTAAATTGCATAGTCAAGAAGAAATTTAGTAAGTTAATAGCAAACCGTGTAATGCATTTGAGATTGATGACCAAGTGCTAGTTTGGTATCCTAGGTCGTTTCTTATCTATATTTAAACCATTTTATCTCCACCATAGTTATCTATAGTTAAATAATCTTGACAGGAAGTAGTTGGTAGCTTCATTTAACCGCTTCAGTTGAGACATTTCTGATCATTTGCTAAAAATtataagaaaattttttaaaattaattagccAATGGTTTTAAATGACGATGTATTTGTTTAAAAGAATCATTGCAAGTTTGTTGTTATGCctacacaaaaaagttataGAAGACAACAACGAGCAATTCGTATTGTTTTTTCAAGCATAGCTGTTACATTCTATATACACCTTACAACTAGAAAACGTTGCgacaatttgttttatttttattgtaggtTTATCTGGTCGATGTGGAGTCTGTTTTACCAATATCTTATTCCTAATCAAACTTGGGTGCTGAAGCTTCACTGAAATCCTTTTAGGGAGTGgacaattttacaaaaaaaatttaacaaaacaaaTTGTGGGTTTGCACAAGTCTTAGTTAACCCATCTTATCTGCTAGCAACAGCAATGTTGGCACCGAGTTGGTTTTGCTTCGGGATATTATACGTGTGTTTAATGGTAACGGGAGGAGCCACAACAGTCAACAATGTCACTGCTCCAGGTAAGACATCATTTTAGAATTTTGAAGTGATTTTCAGcttcaaatttatttaacaGCGTTTGATTGCTACAGAGGTATATATTTGTAGCCTGGTGCGCAGGTGAACAGAACTTTTATTGCCACAAATCTGATGAGTGCAGGCCTGCTTATGTACGATGTGATAAAACGAAACAATGTGAGGAAGGGGAAGATGAAGACGATTGTCCAAGTAGGTTTCATCTTGAGGTTAAGGTCATTATTTCTGTCGCAGTATGGATTTTTATTGGTGTCTTTTCCATCAGCCCATTTCTGAATTTCTACAAATTAATGGAGCAGAACAGCACTCTCTGTTTGCTGCCTGATTGATTTGTTCTCTGAATCCGCCTATTTAGTTTACtgttaaaattaaactgatttatAGTTCCAAGCTTTTGTTAACAAGCTGATGCTGTGAATATTTACATATGACAATTTGATGAGAGCGGTTTCCTCATGCCTTCATTTGGAATATTCCAAGACTGTTCAAAGTTCAGTAGATAATTTACGCTAAGACCCGTTTCGACAGTGTACACATGTTATCCTTCAATACTAAAGATAATTCTCCACTGAATGGGTGACCAGCATTATGCTCAATGTTGTCAGAGTTGCACGTATAGCTATAGAacacaaaattgtgtattgctGTGATATGTTGAGTTATCCTAGGCAACACCTGACACTTGATGCTCATTTTGATTTCTAATGGAGAAAGCTGTTGTAATAGTTTTCTTCGGTTGCTCATAGTATTCACTATTGTAACTAGGTCGGATTGAGGGTATGGCCATGTCTAGCCAATCAGTGTTCAGTATTCACTCGCACCATATCATAACGATCAATAGCCTAATGTACAGAACAACGGTATTGGCTTGGGGAGTTGGCCTGCAGCCAATATTCTATTCATACGCTGTTATTTGAACAACTGCCTACCTTCTTACATGGTGAATGGTTTTAATGGCTGATAGGGTTTACGCATTATGTAATTGTTTTCACAACCAGTAGTTCGATGTTATGCAATGTTAATTGTTTGTAATTGTTGGCACAGCCCCAAATCAACCAGTCTTGCTTAAACATTTTGTCTAAGTTCTGGTTATACTcaattttttcttctttttttccAGCATGTACCAAGGAGTCTGCAGCATCCCTGGGGAAGTTTTACTGCCAACAGAGTGGCGAATGCATATCCATAGATTGGAAGTGTGATGGAATGCCTGATTGTGATGATGGTGAAGATGAGGCTGATGCATTATGTCCAGAAGgtaaaaatgtgaataatatttATGCTGAATTTTTTACCATACTCCCGTGTGATGATAATCTCACTGTTTTGTGTTTCGTGTTCTAGGAGATAGCGACTGCTCAGTAAACCAGTTTGATTGTGGTGGTGGCCATTGCATTGATGCAGACTGGAGATGTGATTCACAGCCTGATTGCCAAGGTGGCGAGGACGAGAAGAACTGTGAGTTTATCAAGAAATTTTGTACTATTACTGTTGTAGAAAATATTTGGTATTATCTACTTTCTACGATTACAAAATGAAATTACTCGTGTTTTAGGTGAGACAACGTGCTCTGCTGATCAGCTGTCCTGTACTCCATCTGGTGCCGAGGGACATTCGGCCTCACTAGAATGCATCTCGAAAGATTGGTTGTGCGATCAGGAGAAAGACTGTCTTAATGGAGAGGATGAGGTCAATTGTCCTGTCATAGTTTGTCCTGATGAACGTTTCAACTGCTCAGCTGAGCACAAATGTATGCCCAATGAATGGATGTGCGATAATGAGCTAGATTGTGAATCTGGGGAGGATGAGGCCAATTGCCCTGATGAAGAGGAAAAAACACTGGTCCCATCACAGATTTGTACTGATCTAGAGTTCAAGGTATGTTTCCATCCAATTTTCACTGTACAATCTCAAACCTGATGATTCTTTGAATAATTCACTAACTTTTGTCTTGTGTCTCCGTAATATAACTTCTGTATTCCAGTGTACCTCTGGCGCTGTTGCGTGCATCATTGGTGTGTGGAAGTGCGACAAACAGAATGACTGTGACGATGGTTCGGATGAGCTTGATTGTCCATCTGACCCGAAATGTTCACGCGCCGAGTTTATGTGCGATAATGGAGACTGCATCCCAAGCTTCCTAGTATGCTCTGGCAATGAGGAGTGTGAGGGTGGCGAGGATGAGACACAACCAAGCTGTGCAACAACTCTGCCAGTGACATGCGATCCTGAAAAAGAGTTTATCTGTGACAATAGCACTCGTGAGCCATCTTGCATTGACATGAGCAAGGTTTGTGATGGGAAAGATGACTGCGAGAATCATAGGGATGAATCCCAACAACAGTGTGGAGGTATGTTGCATATTGTCTGTATCTTGCACATAGTCTGTATCTTGCATCTCAATGAGGCTTACTATTTCTCTGGCTATTTACAGCTCACGTAATACCTGATCCCTGTCAATTCAAGGAGACCTGTCCCGGTGAGCATGTCCTCTGCAAAACCATCAGGACCAATTTAACAAGTAACTTGAACCGCACTGTTGGTTACGTCTGCTCATGCGCTCCTGGCTATGTCCGTGATGGCAATAACAACTGCGTTGGTGGGTATCATCCTCTATCCTTACTCGCACCCTTATGTTAATGAGATATATCATGGTGTGTGGCGGCGTCACGGTGTGTGGCGGCGTCACGGTGTGTGGCGGCGTCACGGTTTGTGATGTGTTTTTGTCTTCTGATTTTATATGCACGATTTCAGATGATGATGAATGCTCAAAGGTAGAGAGTCCAGTCTGTGATCAGCTGTGTACAAATGAGTTGGGATCCTACAAGTGTGCCTGCACGGAAGGTTATTCTTTGGCAACAGACAACCGCTCCTGTCTCGTGGACTCTACCAGTAAGTGCTATGCCTTGCATCTTGTGCGAGCTTTACTTCTGTTAAGGCTTGCCTTTTGGATACCCATGCTgatacaaaaaatattgcacgCTTGCAATAGCCCTATCAGATCATTTTGCTTACCCACACTGTCAATTAACAACAGTTTGTTTAGTCGTCACTTACCTAAGGACTGCCGTCACTTACCTAAGGACTGCCGTCACTTACCTAAGCACTGCCGTCACTTACCTAAGCACTGCCGTCACTTACCTAAGCACTGCCGTCACTTACCTAAGCACTGCCGTCACTTACCTAAGCACTGCCGTCACTTACCTAAGCACTGCCGTCACTTACCTAAGCACTGCCGTCACTTACCTAAGCACTGCCGTCACTTACCTAAGCACTGCCGTCACTTACCTAAGCACTGCCGTCACTTACCTAAGCACTGCCGGTGGATTGTCTATTATCCCTGGCTTCCTCAACTGTCTATCCTGTCCGTAAATTGCAATAAACATTGAAAACACATTGTCTAGATATGGTCAACTTCTTGTTGCAGGTGTTCACCCCAAGTTGCTCTTCACAAACCGGCATCAAATTCGCTCGATACGCATTCATGGTCAGGGCGAGTACATGCCTCTCGTTGACAGCTCAGCCGCTGTCGCTCTCGATTTTGACTACTCTCGACAGGAAGTTTTCTACTCGGACCTCGGGAAGAAGAAACTGTTCAAGTTCAAATTGCCTCCTGCTGACTCGGACGCAGATCTGACTGAGGTTTGTCCTTTGCTTGTAAATAGGCTTCCTTCTCATCTAAACAGTTGTGTATATGTACCTTGGGCCATTGCCCTTGGCCACTACTTGCCGTCAATAGCGCTAGAAATTGTGCCATCCATCATAACTGCTGGTAGCTTGTTGACCCCTTTAGGCAGACGGGCTTGATTGATTTGACAGAGGTATTGCAGCCACAACTTATTTGTATTGTTATCTATCGGTTGGTTGAGGAGGATTTATGCTAGAGAGCTGGAAGCCAGTTTAAAAAGCAAGTGTTCGTAAAGTAAGCCTAAGCCGGGTTGGTCATTTCAAGCTTTTGGAAATTtctataatttaattttttcaggAGGATTTGAACATTCCCGGAGTAGACACTCCTGACGGTCTCGCATATGATTGGATCTACAGGCATCTGTACTGGGCAGACACTGCGTCTAATACCATAAACATGGCATGCATGGATGAGAAGGCTGAAGAAGGCAATTCTAAGGTTCTCTACAAGAACAAAAATCCAAACTGCAACAAGTTGTCAAAAGAAGAGCAAGGAATGGAAGTTTGTATTGATGAACCAAGGGCGCTTGCTGTTCATCCTAGGAAGGTGAGGCAGCATGATTCACCAGTTTTCTTGATAAGGTTAAGGCATTGTTGATTCATTCATCATAAATTTTGATTCATGCTGACAGCTATTCATGTACATGCAGTGATGATATTATGGGTCATCCCTATAAACTAAGCAGGGCTGGTTGTATTTTCATGTTTGATTGTCCAAACACTGCTCATTGTTGCACCTAAACCCTCAGTGGTTGGAGTGCAGTGCAAACAATGCCGGTTCCGTCTATAAAGCGTTGATAAGGTCTGTTTGTACAGACATTCAAATGGATAATGGATAGCATGTAAAAATTTGGCTTGCAAGCTTTGAATGGGTGTAAGGCGATACGATAAATGCTAGTGGGTGTGTTAGGCCACTGACTATTGTTATACAAGCTGAGGAAGGTATGGTATGACTTTAACCATCATGTCTTTTGCAGGGATGGATATTCTGGTCAGATTGGGGCATCCACCCCCACATAGTGCTTGCAGCACTGGATGGTAGCCGCATGCAGAAGATTGCCTACAATATTAACAGTGAAAAGCAGTATCTCAACTGGCCCAATGGCCTTGCCCTTGACATTTCTAGCGACAACGAGCGTCTTTATTGGATTGATGCGCAGCTCCACACCATCTTCTCCTGTTCTATTGATCGATGCATTACTGATATCAATGTCCTTGTCTATGACACGGAGAATATTAAGCATCCCTATTCCATCACAGCTTTTGAGGTAAGGCAAGCTGACTAGACTGTCTATCTACCCACAAACAGAAAGGTGTATAAACGAGCTCTCATTTTGCCTGCCGGTGGGCTCAAACATGCCCATATCTCCACTCGCGTGGCTTCCCTCTTATCTTGCCAACGCCTGTCTAAGCCTCCCCCGGTAAAGCGTCTGCTGCTGTAATCCTGTATGACTATTGGCTGATTAATCATAGGGCCTTCGGTATGGTCCGATGTTGTCATTATGTCAGCTATGGCACTTGGCCAAGTTGAGTCCATGGCTCACTCATCAAGAGTTAGTGATTTGACTGCAGTTTGGTTTTTTATGGACTGTTTAATCTACACATTGCGAAATATGTTTGATCAAAGATTTGTGTCAGATGTTGTAAGTAATAATGCATGTTTTAGGGACATGCTTATAAAAGCTTGATGAGACACCTTGTTGATGCTGCATTATAGTCATCATTTATGATATACCAGAGATGTAGCAGCCACCTAATGCTGTTCTAATAGCTAATATTGATACAAGACTGTCTCCAGATCTACCATTAACTTGACCTGATAACTTGTGCCAATTCTTTATAAGAGACACTTTAGTCTGCATTATCAGCTTCTGTGTTTCAATGTTGGAAGATGGGAGAGACAATGAGGAGTAGGGAGGGTGTCTTTGAATAGGTTGAAGCTGTAAGTTGTGCGACCAACTGGGGAGTAGATTTATTGCATAACAGCAATCATGCTGTCACAGTAAACAGTCCACATCCTAAGAACAACTTCTACTGGCCAACGATACTCGCAGTGCCTACAAAACAGGCATATATCATAACAGGCAGTGTTTTTTGCTGGCTGCTCTGAACTTGCTGTCTCCACCCTGCCTGCTTGCCAATTGTTAACCCTAGTTTTGCTGAAACGTGGATTGGATGGTTCAATACCGCCCCCAGATGCAAGCTGAGCGGTATCTAATTGCCCCTTAGTTGTTCATTATCATTAAGATTCTCATTTCTGATGGTTTTGCTGCAGAACAAATTGTACTGGACTGACTGGGCACACAGGCATATAGTATCAGCCAACAAGTACACGGGAGGCAACATAACACGCGTTCTTGGTGACCTCGAGCAGCCAATGGACCTCAAGGTTTTCCACCCATTGTCGCAACAAAAGAGCACAAATCACTGTGAGCAACCCATTGGAGAAGAGCCTCTATGTCAGCACATTTGTGCTCccaagccatggagtcgtcccCTTGGCAGCAATGATGACTTTTTGTGAGTTGATATCAAAGAGATACATTACTATATAGTTTAACGTGTTACTTTGCAATACTATAGTTGCAAATCTGAGTCTCCCTCTCAttccttttttgttttgtagGCCAGTAGAAGGTGAAGTAAAATATTCGTGTCTTTGCGCGGATGGCTACGTGCTGGGTGCAAATGGCCGAAACTGCAGCAAGGTGATGGTGCCAGTCAAACCGGGTGCCCATGTAGCTCCTATCGGGACTGTGGGAAATATCGGGACTGCGGGAAATAACGGGACTACGGGAATATCCAAAAGTGGAAAAGTGGCCGTCATTGCAAGCTGCTCTGTGTTTGTGATTGGCCTCGTGGCGGCTTTGGTGAGTGCAGTACTTATACATGTTGTTACATCCTCTTAGTTTAACATTCTTGATCTGTTTCTGTTGCGGTTCAACTGGTCGCTGTATTCTCAGTTTGCTTTAGCTATCGTATGATTAATGACTTGAGACAAGCCGTTACAAAGACAAGACATTACACTCTGTCTTGGTTGTCGACAGGCCATTCTGGTAGTTCCCATAGGTTGTCGCATTGTTAATGCCCCGTTCATAGCGtgttatacaatgtatatgcaTATTCCGGTTCTTATTTTGCAGATCTCTGTTTTGTTTGTGCGACGCATGAGGCAAAATAAAGCCAAAGATATGAACTTTGACAATCCTGTATACAAACGTACAACCGAAGACAAGCTAGAACTACCGCGTCACGAATATCAGCCTTCTCAATCTGATCCTACAGTGAGTAACTAAATGCAATACTCTTTGGCTGGCCACTCCATCCCTCCTTCCTTCACTTTTCATGAACCGGTGCTGTTGGAACAAAGTTGATTGGGCCATTAATATTCGACCATTATCAATTTAGTCCGATTTCTGCATTGACTCACTACTGTGACAATAAAGTTACTTTCATGCAAAGCCACctgcaaataatatattactgtcACTTGATGCCTCagaaaaattcaaataaaaactcAGCATTTCTATGGCCTCTTCAAAGCATACCGGTTCCTGGAAATGCTCAGTTTACTTCATTTTTCCCATTTCTATTCTTTCCATCTCCGCACTGCAGTCTGTTGAGCAGTGAGCCTACCTCCTGCGGATGCCTTTGGGTTCCCTATGCGTAGAGGCTGCCTGATTGTGGGTACGTGTGAGGcattttaattccaaaattaTTAGATAATTTGGTACTTCTGTCTTGATTGCGTTGCACAAGGGTACACGGTAACCACATCGGATAGGGTCTGTTGACGGTGGGTAAGCAGTGCATGTGTGGTGATGTGAGGTTAGAAGTCATAGATCAAGatctctgtaaatattttttaagctGCGGAAACGTATGTATGTTGCAAAAATTGTTCTTCTTGGATGCACTTCCAATTCATCGATAGAATAATTACCACAAACCAGTCTATAAATCGCAAAAATCTGCAtatagaggataactccaagttacTCGATATGCTTAGAACTAAAATGCTTTAGCGCGTATCCCAttctatgaaaatatttgtcaatctttTTGATGCATATCCCAAATCTAAAGGCATCGTAACTGCCTGCGGAGGAGCCTCATCACATAAAGGCTCTCGCAAATCCCGCTTTTCTGACTTGGCCAGCTTTTGACTGATAATTTAGAAATTTAGGCATCGTATCCTTGAGAACATAAGGCCGTCATGACACCATGCATTGATTATAGCTGCCTGAGTCCACTTCCACCGAGTCCTGTGTAGATGTACACGTGACAGCAGGTAATAAACACTCTGTGACTGTCTATTTGCGCCTGTTTGCATTAAAAACGCACTCCAAGCTGTTAGTCAGTAGAACCAAGTTGCTCGCCCAATTGTATGCCAACCTCAGCTCAGCATGTCTCTGCTCTCTATACTGCATGTACCTGTAGAGTACAACTTGTAGGCAAGCATGAACTGCAGCATCGAGTGCTCAAGGTTTGCTTTCCTGAATCCGTGTATGAAAGTCA of the Watersipora subatra chromosome 4, tzWatSuba1.1, whole genome shotgun sequence genome contains:
- the LOC137395258 gene encoding low-density lipoprotein receptor-like isoform X1, which produces MLAPSWFCFGILYVCLMVTGGATTVNNVTAPAWCAGEQNFYCHKSDECRPAYVRCDKTKQCEEGEDEDDCPTCTKESAASLGKFYCQQSGECISIDWKCDGMPDCDDGEDEADALCPEDSDCSVNQFDCGGGHCIDADWRCDSQPDCQGGEDEKNCETTCSADQLSCTPSGAEGHSASLECISKDWLCDQEKDCLNGEDEVNCPVIVCPDERFNCSAEHKCMPNEWMCDNELDCESGEDEANCPDEEEKTLVPSQICTDLEFKCTSGAVACIIGVWKCDKQNDCDDGSDELDCPSDPKCSRAEFMCDNGDCIPSFLVCSGNEECEGGEDETQPSCATTLPVTCDPEKEFICDNSTREPSCIDMSKVCDGKDDCENHRDESQQQCGAHVIPDPCQFKETCPGEHVLCKTIRTNLTSNLNRTVGYVCSCAPGYVRDGNNNCVDDDECSKVESPVCDQLCTNELGSYKCACTEGYSLATDNRSCLVDSTSVHPKLLFTNRHQIRSIRIHGQGEYMPLVDSSAAVALDFDYSRQEVFYSDLGKKKLFKFKLPPADSDADLTEEDLNIPGVDTPDGLAYDWIYRHLYWADTASNTINMACMDEKAEEGNSKVLYKNKNPNCNKLSKEEQGMEVCIDEPRALAVHPRKGWIFWSDWGIHPHIVLAALDGSRMQKIAYNINSEKQYLNWPNGLALDISSDNERLYWIDAQLHTIFSCSIDRCITDINVLVYDTENIKHPYSITAFENKLYWTDWAHRHIVSANKYTGGNITRVLGDLEQPMDLKVFHPLSQQKSTNHCEQPIGEEPLCQHICAPKPWSRPLGSNDDFLPVEGEVKYSCLCADGYVLGANGRNCSKVMVPVKPGAHVAPIGTVGNIGTAGNNGTTGISKSGKVAVIASCSVFVIGLVAALISVLFVRRMRQNKAKDMNFDNPVYKRTTEDKLELPRHEYQPSQSDPTLPESTSTESCVDVHVTAGDSATDII
- the LOC137395258 gene encoding low-density lipoprotein receptor-like isoform X2 produces the protein MLAPSWFCFGILYVCLMVTGGATTVNNVTAPAWCAGEQNFYCHKSDECRPAYVRCDKTKQCEEGEDEDDCPTCTKESAASLGKFYCQQSGECISIDWKCDGMPDCDDGEDEADALCPEGDSDCSVNQFDCGGGHCIDADWRCDSQPDCQGGEDEKNCETTCSADQLSCTPSGAEGHSASLECISKDWLCDQEKDCLNGEDEVNCPVIVCPDERFNCSAEHKCMPNEWMCDNELDCESGEDEANCPDEEEKTLVPSQICTDLEFKCTSGAVACIIGVWKCDKQNDCDDGSDELDCPSDPKCSRAEFMCDNGDCIPSFLVCSGNEECEGGEDETQPSCATTLPVTCDPEKEFICDNSTREPSCIDMSKVCDGKDDCENHRDESQQQCGAHVIPDPCQFKETCPGEHVLCKTIRTNLTSNLNRTVGYVCSCAPGYVRDGNNNCVDDDECSKVESPVCDQLCTNELGSYKCACTEGYSLATDNRSCLVDSTSVHPKLLFTNRHQIRSIRIHGQGEYMPLVDSSAAVALDFDYSRQEVFYSDLGKKKLFKFKLPPADSDADLTEEDLNIPGVDTPDGLAYDWIYRHLYWADTASNTINMACMDEKAEEGNSKVLYKNKNPNCNKLSKEEQGMEVCIDEPRALAVHPRKGWIFWSDWGIHPHIVLAALDGSRMQKIAYNINSEKQYLNWPNGLALDISSDNERLYWIDAQLHTIFSCSIDRCITDINVLVYDTENIKHPYSITAFENKLYWTDWAHRHIVSANKYTGGNITRVLGDLEQPMDLKVFHPLSQQKSTNHCEQPIGEEPLCQHICAPKPWSRPLGSNDDFLPVEGEVKYSCLCADGYVLGANGRNCSKVMVPVKPGAHVAPIGTVGNIGTAGNNGTTGISKSGKVAVIASCSVFVIGLVAALISVLFVRRMRQNKAKDMNFDNPVYKRTTEDKLELPRHEYQPSQSDPTLPESTSTESCVDVHVTAGDSATDII